A DNA window from Jaculus jaculus isolate mJacJac1 chromosome 1, mJacJac1.mat.Y.cur, whole genome shotgun sequence contains the following coding sequences:
- the Tctn3 gene encoding tectonic-3 isoform X3, whose amino-acid sequence MSAPRRLLLAALLAMLPGARPQPSSSPPEPVSASSVPPGPLTPDATERPSTVETATPRDVAGVSTAAPTPEATSAPGSATTDVFPAVPICVCDLTPGACDLNCCCDKDCNLLYPMTVFSFCLPGSVRSPSWVCVDNSLIFRSNSPFPSRVFMSSNGIRQFCVHVNNSKLSYSQKVQTVNATNFQTLAAEFGGESFTSTLQTHPSPPPFYRAGDPILAYYPKWSVVSLLKQPAGVGAGGLCAENNPAGFLESRHTTCSRFFRNLASSCTLDPALDAASYYNFTVLKVPRALTDLQNIKFQIPVTIASEASPPLLSGNTCYNIVSKVIYEIQTNGTFGIQKVSVSFEQTNLTVEPGVSLQQDFIIHFRALQKSTAASTGPRSGNPGYIIGKPLLVLSGDLRHSMSLLQSQGDGICSVRRHEIQFGVNALSGCKLRLKEKNCSSLQEMIYQTLHGSPLPEHVAIFGNADPAQKGGWTRILTRNCHISQKRYMAVDCTSCCFIPVSLEIQVLWAHIGLQSNPQAHVSGARFVYQCKTIQRERVGMPGPLATAVELETITKKKQKYL is encoded by the exons ATGAGCGCTCCGCGGCGGCTGCTGCTCGCGGCGCTCCTCGCGATGCTGCCCGGCGCGCGGCCTCagccttcttcttcccctcccgaGCCAGTGTCCGCCTCTTCAGTGCCCCCAGGGCCGCTGACGCCCGATGCAACGGAGCGGCCCTCCACCGTGGAAACTGCAACTCCCCGGGACGTGGCTGGGGTCTCTACGGCGGCCCCTACCCCCGAGGCCACCTCGGCTCCCGGGAGTGCGACCACAGACGTCTTCCCAG CGGTGCCCATCTGTGTGTGTGACTTAACTCCTGGTGCCTGCGACTTAAACTGCTGCTGCGACAAGGACTGCAATCTTCTCTATCCCATGACAGTtttctccttctgtcttcctGGCAGTGTAAG ATCTCCGAGTTGGGTATGTGTAGACAATTCTCTTATCTTCAGGAGCAATTCTCCATTTCCTTCAAGAGTTTTCATGAGTTCAAATGGAATAAGGCAGTTTTGTGTCCATGTGAACAACT ctAAATTAAGCTATTCCCAGAAGGTCCAAACAGTTAATGCCACCAACTTCCAGACCCTGGCTGCAGAGTTTGGAGGCGAGTCATTCACTTCAACATTGCAAACCCATCCATCACCGCCACCTTTCTACAGG GCTGGGGATCCTATACTGGCTTACTACCCCAAGTGGTCTGTAGTAAGCCTACTGAAACAGCCTGCAGGAGTGGGAGCCGGGGGACTGTGTGCTGAAAACAATCCTGCAG GTTTCCTAGAGAGTAGACATACAACCTGCTCACGTTTCTTCAGGAACCTGGCCAGTAGCTGTACTCTGGATCCAGCCCTGGATGCTGCCTCATACTATAACTTCACAGTGTTAAAG GTTCCAAGAGCTCTGACTGATCTTCAGAACATAAAG ttccagattCCTGTAACAATTGCCTCAGAAGCCAGTCCTCCTCTATTATCTGGAAACACTTGTTATAATATTGTTTCCAAG GTCATCTATGAGATACAGACCAATGGGACCTTTGGAATCCAGAAAGTCTCTGTTAGTTTTGAACAAACCAACCTGACTGTGGAACCAGGTGTTTCCTTACAGCAAGACTTCATCATTCACTTTAGG GCACTTCAAAAGAGCACAGCTGCTTCTACTGGTCCTAGAAGTGGGAATCCTGGCTATATTATTGGGAAACCCCTCTTGGTGCTAAGTGGTGATTTACGTCACTCT ATGAGCCTCTTGCAAAGCCAGGGTGATGGAATTTGCTCTGTTAGGAGACATGAAATACAGTTTGGAGTGAATGCATTATCTGGGTGCAAGTTAAG GCTGAAGGAAAAGAACTGTAGCAGCTTGCAAGAGATGATTTATCAGACTCTTCATGGGAGCCCCCTACCAGAGCATGTTGCCATCTTTGGTAATGCAGACCCAGCCCAGAAAGGAGGGTGGACCAGGATCCTCACCAGAAACTGCCATATTTCA cAGAAAAGATACATg GCTGTGGACTGTACTTCCTGCTGTTTCATACCAGTTTCTCTGGAGATCCAAGTGTTATGGGCACATATAGGCCTTCAGTCCAACCCACAAGCTCATGTGTCAGGAGCTCGATTCGTATACCAATGCAAGACCATTCAG agagagagagttggcatgccaggacctctagccactgcagttgaacttgaGAC